In the genome of Delphinus delphis chromosome 15, mDelDel1.2, whole genome shotgun sequence, one region contains:
- the BHLHE23 gene encoding class E basic helix-loop-helix protein 23, giving the protein MSACLPGEPSGPGGAAMAELKSLSGDAYLALSHGYAAAAVGLAYGAARGPEAARGYGAPGPGGDLPVASAPRAPAAAAESSGEQSGDEDDAFEQRRRRRGPGGAADGRRRPREQRSLRLSINARERRRMHDLNDALDGLRAVIPYAHSPSVRKLSKIATLLLAKNYILMQAQALDEMRRLVAYLNQGQGLAAPVAAAPLTPFGQAAVYPFSAGAALPCPDKCAAFSGTPSALCKHCNGKP; this is encoded by the coding sequence ATGAGCGCCTGCCTGCCCGGCGAGCCCTCGGGCCCCGGAGGCGCGGCCATGGCCGAGCTCAAGTCGCTGTCGGGGGACGCGTACCTGGCGCTGAGCCACGGCTACGCGGCGGCGGCTGTGGGCCTCGCCTATGGGGCGGCCCGGGGGCCCGAGGCGGCCCGCGGCTACGGCGCGCCGGGCCCGGGCGGCGACCTCCCCGTGGCGTCCGCTCCCCGAGCTCCGGCCGCGGCGGCCGAGAGCAGCGGCGAGCAGAGCGGCGACGAGGATGACGCCTTCGAGCAGCGGCGGCGACGGCGCGGGCCCGGGGGCGCGGCGGACGGGCGGCGGCGGCCCCGGGAGCAGCGCTCGCTGCGGCTGAGCATCAATGCGCGGGAGCGGCGGCGCATGCACGACCTCAACGACGCGCTGGACGGGCTGCGCGCCGTCATCCCCTACGCGCACAGCCCGTCGGTGCGCAAGCTCTCCAAGATTGCCACGCTGCTGCTCGCCAAGAACTACATCCTCATGCAGGCACAGGCCCTGGATGAGATGCGGCGCCTCGTGGCCTACCTCAACCAGGGCCAGGGCTTGGCCGCTCCGGTGGCCGCCGCGCCCCTGACGCCCTTTGGCCAGGCTGCCGTGTACCCCTTCTCCGCCGGCGCCGCGCTGCCCTGCCCAGACAAGTGCGCCGCCTTCTCCGGGACGCCCTCGGCGCTTTGCAAACACTGTAACGGGAAGCCGTAA